One part of the Streptomyces ferrugineus genome encodes these proteins:
- a CDS encoding amidohydrolase family protein, whose translation MTDTRILLRNGHVIDTEPEPVARPKTDVLIEGGRITAVGRDLPAEGATVVDATDRIVLPGFVDTHRHVWQSALRSAAVDVDLAAYLGLVLGRLGPRLGPQDIHAATLAGALEGLDSGITTLMDFSHALHTPEHADAAVDALQAAGLRAVFGYGFPLTGFGNHDDVRRIRAERLRNDDALVTMALAPLGPSYTPIEVVTDDWRLAAELDLSVTFHVSAGPLAMRPVSILREHRLLDVKALYVHGNSLDDDELKLIADSGGTASVTPGTEAMLGIGRPVAGRYRRAGVTTGLGVDAVTSTPGDMFSLMRAALIASQVTDGAARLSVKDVLRMATLDGAAALGLADRIGSLRPGKQADVILLRLDDLNVLTADRDPIAAVVTAAHPQNVDTVLVAGQVVKSDGRLTHGSLVRTADALRATAAAVGGGN comes from the coding sequence ATGACCGACACCCGCATCCTGCTCCGCAACGGTCACGTCATCGACACCGAGCCCGAGCCGGTCGCCCGCCCGAAGACGGATGTCCTGATCGAGGGTGGTCGGATCACCGCCGTAGGCCGCGACCTCCCGGCAGAGGGCGCCACCGTCGTCGACGCCACCGACCGGATCGTGCTCCCCGGTTTCGTCGACACCCACCGGCACGTGTGGCAGTCGGCGCTGCGCAGCGCGGCCGTGGATGTCGACCTCGCCGCTTACCTCGGTCTGGTCCTGGGGCGGCTCGGCCCGCGGCTCGGGCCGCAGGACATCCACGCCGCGACCCTGGCCGGCGCGCTGGAGGGCCTCGACTCCGGCATCACCACCCTGATGGACTTCTCACACGCGCTGCACACCCCCGAGCATGCCGACGCCGCCGTGGATGCCTTGCAGGCGGCGGGGCTGCGCGCGGTGTTCGGCTACGGCTTCCCCCTCACCGGCTTCGGGAACCACGACGACGTCCGCCGGATCCGCGCGGAGCGGCTGCGGAACGACGACGCGCTGGTCACCATGGCGCTCGCCCCGCTCGGTCCGTCGTACACGCCGATCGAGGTGGTGACCGACGACTGGCGGCTGGCGGCCGAACTGGATCTGTCCGTGACGTTCCACGTCAGCGCCGGCCCCCTTGCGATGCGTCCGGTCTCCATCCTGCGGGAGCACCGTCTGCTGGACGTCAAGGCGCTGTACGTGCACGGCAACTCGCTCGACGACGACGAGCTGAAGCTGATCGCCGACTCGGGGGGCACCGCCTCGGTCACGCCGGGCACGGAGGCGATGCTGGGCATCGGCCGGCCCGTCGCGGGCCGCTACCGCCGTGCCGGAGTCACCACCGGCCTGGGTGTCGATGCTGTGACGTCCACGCCCGGCGACATGTTCTCCCTCATGCGGGCGGCGCTGATCGCCAGTCAAGTCACCGATGGTGCCGCACGGTTGAGCGTCAAGGATGTGCTGCGGATGGCCACGCTCGACGGTGCCGCCGCCCTCGGGCTGGCCGACCGGATCGGCTCGCTGCGTCCCGGCAAGCAGGCCGACGTCATCCTGCTCCGCCTGGACGACCTCAACGTCCTCACTGCCGACCGCGACCCCATCGCGGCCGTGGTCACCGCTGCCCACCCGCAGAACGTGGACACGGTCCTCGTCGCAGGACAGGTCGTGAAGTCCGACGGGCGGCTGACCCACGGAAGCCTCGTCCGGACCGCCGACGCTCTGCGGGCCACGGCGGCTGCCGTCGGCGGGGGAAACTGA
- the dapF gene encoding diaminopimelate epimerase, translating to MRFRKIHGAGNDFILLSSLGPDDDIEWPKEAERLCARRTGVGADGLVISRLISDRPAVLEVACFNADGSIATMCGNALRCSAWAAHRDHGFQRMSLHMAGVVHEAVVSDDSVWVTAEVGEVLPRRLQAVINGRPTWFDSAHTGTEHVVAIVDDVDAIDAVMVGRLVRHHTDLAPLGTNVNFVQSTGHQALKIRTYERGVEAESLSCGSGAVAAVVVATMRGLVARRAITVHNRAGEPLTVRPHDARPNRTHWVGGPVTNTFEGVLA from the coding sequence ATGCGCTTTCGCAAGATCCATGGCGCCGGAAACGACTTCATCCTGCTCTCCAGCCTCGGCCCGGACGACGACATCGAGTGGCCCAAGGAGGCGGAACGTCTGTGTGCCAGGCGTACCGGGGTCGGTGCGGACGGCCTGGTCATCAGCAGGCTGATCAGCGACCGCCCTGCCGTCCTCGAAGTCGCCTGTTTCAACGCGGACGGCTCGATCGCCACCATGTGCGGCAATGCCCTGCGGTGCTCCGCCTGGGCCGCTCACCGTGATCACGGCTTCCAGCGGATGAGTCTCCACATGGCCGGCGTAGTGCACGAGGCGGTCGTCTCCGACGACTCCGTCTGGGTCACGGCCGAGGTCGGCGAAGTCCTCCCTCGACGCTTACAGGCCGTCATCAACGGCAGGCCGACCTGGTTCGACAGCGCCCACACCGGCACTGAACACGTCGTAGCCATCGTGGACGACGTAGACGCCATCGACGCGGTCATGGTCGGGCGCCTCGTCCGCCACCACACCGACCTCGCTCCACTGGGAACGAACGTCAACTTCGTCCAGTCCACCGGCCACCAGGCGCTGAAGATCCGCACCTACGAACGCGGCGTCGAGGCGGAATCCCTGTCGTGCGGCAGCGGGGCCGTGGCAGCCGTCGTCGTCGCCACCATGCGCGGACTGGTGGCCCGACGCGCCATCACCGTCCACAACCGCGCCGGGGAACCGCTCACGGTCCGGCCGCACGACGCCCGGCCGAACCGGACTCACTGGGTCGGCGGCCCGGTCACCAACACCTTCGAAGGGGTACTCGCATGA
- a CDS encoding aldo/keto reductase gives MSPDSPASHDFLLGGDLPIKRIGFGAMRLSANGFTGPARDPETGRAVLRRAIELGVNHIDTASFYRSNDGTVSANALIREALHPYPDALVLATKVGPWDTPDGGLRQTDDPAALRPMIEANLETLDVDRLDLVYLRVGAMEPPHGQSIAAQFETLSAMREEGLIRHLGLSNVDTGHLAEARAVAPVAAVQNHFHAGKRDDAELLTACVEAGIAFVPFFPLGGGSSDLSADRLAKVAERHGATVPQIALAWLLASAPVTLAIPGTGSPTHLAENIAAGSITLTPEDLADLA, from the coding sequence ATGAGTCCTGACTCCCCCGCCTCCCACGACTTCCTGCTCGGCGGCGACCTGCCGATCAAACGCATCGGCTTCGGAGCCATGCGGCTGTCCGCCAACGGCTTCACCGGCCCGGCCCGCGACCCCGAAACCGGTCGCGCCGTCCTGCGCCGCGCCATCGAACTCGGCGTCAACCACATCGACACCGCCTCGTTCTACCGCAGCAACGACGGCACCGTCAGCGCCAACGCCCTGATCCGCGAGGCCCTCCACCCCTACCCGGACGCCTTGGTTCTCGCCACCAAGGTCGGCCCGTGGGACACCCCCGACGGCGGGCTGCGGCAGACCGACGACCCGGCCGCCCTGCGGCCGATGATCGAGGCGAACCTCGAAACCCTTGACGTGGACCGCCTCGACCTCGTCTACCTGCGCGTCGGCGCGATGGAACCGCCCCACGGCCAGTCCATCGCCGCGCAGTTCGAAACGCTCTCCGCGATGCGCGAGGAGGGCTTGATCCGCCACCTCGGCCTCAGCAACGTCGACACCGGCCACCTGGCCGAAGCCCGCGCGGTCGCGCCCGTCGCCGCCGTGCAGAACCACTTCCACGCCGGCAAGCGCGACGACGCCGAGCTCCTGACTGCCTGTGTGGAAGCCGGCATCGCCTTCGTACCGTTCTTCCCCCTCGGTGGCGGCTCCAGCGACCTCTCCGCGGACCGCCTGGCCAAGGTCGCGGAACGGCATGGCGCCACGGTCCCCCAGATCGCCCTGGCCTGGCTGCTCGCCTCCGCCCCCGTCACCCTCGCCATCCCCGGCACCGGGTCCCCGACCCACCTGGCGGAGAACATAGCCGCCGGGTCGATCACCCTCACACCGGAGGACCTCGCCGACCTTGCATGA
- a CDS encoding C39 family peptidase translates to MCRQLIDPAEWDLHGGWALGDRIEWANRACGLASLRMILLAYGREAPTVTELLKLAVKHEILTPRGALHTGIASLATDLGVPSTADPVPVEALTKRLDDAPLIVSVTEQFPDDGRAGGHLVILRGYEDGPDPTIHFRDPSAWGQTHDRVPLSRVSASYTGRAITFAPLSP, encoded by the coding sequence ATGTGCCGTCAGCTCATCGACCCCGCCGAATGGGATCTCCACGGAGGATGGGCACTCGGGGACAGGATCGAATGGGCCAACCGGGCATGCGGCCTGGCATCGCTGAGAATGATCCTTCTCGCCTACGGACGCGAGGCACCCACCGTCACGGAACTGCTGAAACTCGCGGTCAAGCACGAGATTCTGACCCCGCGTGGAGCACTTCACACCGGGATCGCGAGCCTGGCGACCGACCTTGGAGTCCCCTCCACCGCCGATCCCGTCCCGGTCGAGGCCCTGACGAAGCGGCTCGACGACGCCCCGCTCATCGTGTCCGTGACCGAGCAGTTCCCCGACGACGGCCGCGCCGGCGGCCACCTCGTCATCCTGCGCGGCTACGAGGACGGCCCCGACCCGACGATCCACTTCCGAGACCCGTCGGCCTGGGGCCAGACACACGATCGGGTCCCCCTCAGCCGCGTATCCGCCTCCTACACCGGCCGCGCAATCACCTTCGCGCCCCTGAGCCCCTGA
- a CDS encoding helix-turn-helix domain-containing protein, protein MTSPSSSVQEARKALGQRLAEIRKAAGLTKRALAQSLDWHESKASRFESGARAPSERDLRDWCSACGAEGEAEDLVSTARGIEGMYVEWRKMERHGLKWAQESVVPLWERTERFRIYSPWLIPGPVQTASYITALLTSIRDRRGLIDDVPAAVKVRVEKQQVVYGNHKFAILLEESVLRYRIGGTDVMAGQLGYLLSAMALPSVSIGIIPQDADRSGLWPVEGFFLYDDELVNVELISAHLSVVQRHELAMYAKTFSELAELAVYGPAARELITAAIESLG, encoded by the coding sequence ATGACATCACCCTCTTCGAGCGTCCAGGAAGCCCGCAAGGCGCTCGGGCAACGCCTGGCCGAGATCCGGAAAGCGGCCGGTCTCACCAAGCGAGCGCTGGCCCAGAGCCTGGATTGGCATGAGTCGAAGGCTTCGCGCTTCGAGAGCGGCGCCCGCGCGCCCTCGGAGCGCGACCTTCGCGATTGGTGTTCCGCCTGCGGTGCGGAGGGTGAGGCAGAAGACCTCGTCTCGACAGCCCGCGGAATTGAGGGCATGTATGTCGAGTGGCGCAAGATGGAGCGCCATGGGCTCAAGTGGGCGCAGGAGTCCGTCGTTCCTCTGTGGGAGCGCACCGAGCGGTTTCGTATTTACTCGCCGTGGCTCATCCCCGGCCCCGTGCAGACGGCCTCGTACATCACCGCGCTTCTGACCTCCATCCGTGACCGCCGAGGACTCATCGACGACGTACCGGCGGCCGTCAAAGTGCGCGTGGAGAAGCAGCAGGTCGTCTACGGCAACCACAAGTTCGCCATCCTCCTGGAAGAAAGCGTTCTGCGGTACCGAATCGGCGGCACCGATGTGATGGCGGGCCAACTCGGCTATCTCCTCAGCGCCATGGCTCTCCCCTCGGTGAGCATCGGCATCATCCCCCAGGACGCCGACCGTTCGGGACTCTGGCCGGTCGAGGGATTCTTCCTGTACGACGACGAGTTGGTGAACGTCGAATTGATCTCGGCACATCTCAGCGTCGTACAGAGGCACGAACTTGCCATGTATGCCAAAACGTTCAGCGAGCTGGCCGAACTTGCCGTCTACGGCCCCGCAGCGCGTGAACTCATCACCGCTGCCATCGAATCTCTAGGGTGA
- a CDS encoding FAD-binding oxidoreductase, whose translation MSPTSSTPTSPASPTYDDFTAGFRGAVLRAGDGGFDEARVVFNGRTADTPPALIARCADEDDVAAALRYASARDLPIAVRGGGHGADGYAMPGGALVLDLSGMREITVDPQTRTVRAQAGVVLGELDAAAQEHGLVVPSGTVTTTGIAGLTLGGGIGHLMRRFGATVDNLTGCEMITVDGRKVRADAKENPDLFWALRGGGGNFGVVTAFEYRAHLMGPGVVSGQIFYPGDQAAAVLSKLHAFMADAPRELGLGTTLTVALPLPGLPEETHGKPILILIPCYTGPVQNAEDIIGRLSTLGAPVVNTVGPTTWLKTNSMLDAIVPYGHRTAVRGGYLATLSEAVVGTLIERLADVPDTPGTMSTINVWSLGGAISEDVNEDDMAFSRTGASWLWECAPVWTERDQDARFDAWADATTSALRPYTLPNAYTNLTEDQGEAWRRGVFGSEAKYRRLAEVKAVWDPRNLLRHNKNIAPATGE comes from the coding sequence ATGAGCCCGACCAGCTCTACCCCCACATCCCCCGCATCCCCCACCTACGACGACTTCACGGCCGGCTTCCGAGGTGCCGTCCTGCGCGCCGGAGACGGCGGCTTCGACGAGGCCAGGGTCGTCTTCAATGGCCGTACCGCCGACACACCTCCCGCGCTGATCGCCCGCTGTGCCGACGAGGACGATGTGGCCGCCGCTCTGCGGTACGCATCCGCACGGGATCTGCCCATCGCCGTGCGCGGCGGCGGCCACGGCGCCGACGGCTATGCCATGCCGGGCGGTGCCCTCGTCCTGGATCTGTCCGGCATGCGCGAGATCACCGTCGATCCGCAGACCCGTACCGTGCGCGCCCAGGCCGGTGTCGTACTCGGCGAACTGGACGCGGCCGCGCAGGAGCACGGCCTGGTGGTGCCGTCCGGCACCGTCACCACGACCGGCATCGCCGGGCTGACCCTCGGCGGCGGAATCGGCCACCTGATGCGCCGGTTCGGAGCCACCGTCGACAACCTGACCGGCTGCGAGATGATCACCGTCGACGGCCGGAAGGTCCGCGCGGACGCGAAGGAGAACCCGGATCTGTTCTGGGCCCTGCGCGGAGGCGGCGGCAACTTCGGCGTCGTCACCGCCTTCGAGTACCGCGCCCACCTCATGGGTCCCGGCGTCGTCTCCGGGCAGATCTTCTACCCCGGCGACCAGGCCGCCGCCGTACTGTCGAAGCTGCACGCCTTCATGGCCGACGCGCCCCGCGAACTCGGCCTGGGCACCACGCTCACCGTCGCCCTGCCCCTCCCCGGACTTCCGGAGGAGACGCACGGCAAGCCGATCCTGATCCTCATCCCGTGCTACACCGGGCCGGTACAGAACGCCGAGGACATCATCGGGCGGCTCTCCACGCTCGGCGCGCCCGTCGTCAACACGGTGGGGCCCACCACCTGGCTCAAGACGAACAGCATGCTGGACGCGATCGTCCCCTACGGCCATCGCACGGCGGTACGGGGCGGCTACCTCGCCACGCTCAGCGAAGCCGTGGTCGGCACACTGATCGAGCGTCTTGCCGACGTGCCGGACACCCCGGGCACGATGAGCACGATCAACGTCTGGTCGCTGGGCGGTGCGATCTCCGAGGACGTCAACGAGGACGACATGGCCTTCTCGCGCACCGGGGCGTCCTGGCTGTGGGAGTGCGCGCCGGTGTGGACGGAGCGGGACCAGGACGCACGGTTCGACGCATGGGCCGACGCGACGACGTCCGCCCTACGCCCCTACACGCTTCCCAACGCCTACACCAACCTCACCGAGGACCAGGGCGAGGCGTGGCGCCGTGGCGTGTTCGGCAGCGAGGCCAAGTACCGGCGGCTCGCCGAGGTCAAGGCCGTATGGGATCCGCGGAACCTGCTCCGCCACAACAAGAACATCGCTCCCGCCACCGGCGAGTAG
- a CDS encoding DUF317 domain-containing protein — protein MYWVTPRHLAGDDDALAERIGDILASLGWRMWPTSRHTLLYVSADGLRGAEWILAAYPFELGGLPVAWQLSARSRATSVMAEWNAYFTAGVPYEGLADLLVAIDAREAPDADLERPETVLSALISRGWIRDVDRPRTTAIDPGFTSCVSLEMLPPLIEDADPRPDLVGWQAWAEPALGSPYLWCASFSASVPHGLVAAFASSLASPVPVLRRTVPKNAEGRLTVVRRS, from the coding sequence GTGTACTGGGTCACCCCGCGCCACTTGGCCGGAGACGACGATGCGCTCGCCGAGCGGATCGGTGACATCCTGGCCAGCCTCGGCTGGCGCATGTGGCCCACCTCCCGCCACACCCTGCTGTACGTCAGCGCGGACGGGCTGCGCGGCGCCGAGTGGATCCTCGCGGCCTACCCGTTCGAATTGGGCGGGCTGCCGGTGGCCTGGCAGTTGAGTGCCCGCTCCCGTGCCACGTCCGTGATGGCGGAGTGGAACGCGTACTTCACTGCTGGCGTCCCGTACGAGGGGCTCGCTGACCTCCTTGTGGCGATCGATGCCCGTGAGGCACCCGATGCCGACCTCGAGCGGCCCGAGACGGTCCTCAGCGCGCTCATCTCCCGGGGCTGGATCCGCGACGTGGACCGCCCCCGCACCACCGCTATAGACCCTGGGTTCACCTCCTGCGTCTCCCTTGAGATGCTGCCGCCGCTCATCGAGGACGCCGACCCGCGTCCTGACTTGGTGGGCTGGCAGGCGTGGGCGGAACCGGCTCTCGGGAGCCCGTATTTGTGGTGTGCGAGCTTCAGCGCCAGCGTCCCCCACGGCCTGGTCGCGGCGTTCGCCTCGTCCCTCGCCTCACCGGTCCCGGTACTCCGCCGCACTGTGCCCAAGAACGCTGAGGGCCGGCTCACCGTCGTCCGCCGCAGCTGA
- a CDS encoding glutamate ligase domain-containing protein, translated as MTEADGDTTEAAGGRRIAVLGEMLELGDEAVEAHREVGRTAAENGVDLVVAVGGDLAKQLALAAGAAGVPDIAMVGDNATAAAYLNSILRPDDVVLVKASRGGQLWQIAQVLTGQPVTGL; from the coding sequence ATGACCGAGGCAGACGGTGACACGACCGAGGCCGCAGGCGGCCGGAGGATCGCCGTGCTCGGAGAGATGCTGGAACTGGGCGACGAGGCCGTCGAAGCCCACCGCGAGGTCGGGCGCACGGCAGCCGAGAACGGCGTCGATCTCGTGGTGGCGGTCGGAGGAGATCTTGCCAAGCAACTCGCCCTCGCGGCGGGCGCGGCAGGAGTGCCGGACATCGCGATGGTCGGCGACAACGCCACCGCCGCCGCCTATCTCAACTCCATCCTCCGCCCCGATGACGTTGTGCTCGTGAAAGCGTCCCGCGGCGGCCAGCTCTGGCAGATCGCCCAGGTTCTCACGGGACAGCCCGTCACGGGCCTGTGA
- a CDS encoding DUF6879 family protein → MTRTPTFEELFRDCQRTAVHLEMRDAYMKSDPAFIDWKAGVVLDPAERWADWHAIVTEATSRGVEVRRARVMSTPVSEYIRFEYDVTDGLNIAAGESVRWLSRRDATDIALPGNDFWLFDSSLVLVNHFDGEGENMEVELTEDAEVAKLCESAFEAVWKRATPHAQFDLA, encoded by the coding sequence ATGACGAGGACCCCGACGTTTGAGGAGCTGTTCCGCGACTGCCAGAGGACGGCTGTCCATCTGGAGATGCGTGACGCCTACATGAAGTCGGACCCGGCCTTCATCGACTGGAAGGCCGGAGTGGTCCTCGATCCCGCCGAGCGCTGGGCCGACTGGCACGCCATCGTCACGGAGGCAACCTCACGAGGCGTCGAGGTTCGACGCGCACGCGTCATGTCGACACCGGTCAGCGAGTACATCCGCTTCGAGTACGACGTGACCGATGGACTGAACATCGCTGCCGGCGAAAGCGTGAGGTGGCTCTCGCGGCGCGACGCGACCGATATCGCGCTGCCGGGCAATGATTTCTGGCTGTTCGACTCCAGCCTCGTCCTCGTCAACCACTTCGACGGCGAGGGCGAGAACATGGAGGTGGAACTCACGGAGGACGCTGAGGTGGCGAAGCTCTGCGAGTCGGCCTTCGAGGCCGTGTGGAAGCGGGCAACGCCGCATGCGCAGTTCGATCTGGCCTGA
- a CDS encoding NUDIX domain-containing protein, which translates to MSVRDDQIIRELSHYLHEHPADRMALLPVYDAARDHSQRRVCTHGRRCPLVVTGAVVLDERNRVLCLRHEGGYALAEAEPEDADDSLSEAALRLLAEEAGIRDVWTQPGAEGPFLIDVTRPGRHRYGPRLRVGIRYLFRAHSGAVFPSMIETGAAAWVPLTEIGIPSVRSRVEHHLIGTR; encoded by the coding sequence GTGAGCGTCAGGGACGACCAGATCATCCGGGAGCTCTCCCACTACCTCCACGAGCACCCCGCCGACAGGATGGCGCTACTGCCGGTCTACGACGCGGCCCGCGACCACTCACAGCGCCGAGTCTGCACCCATGGCCGGCGCTGCCCCCTCGTGGTCACAGGAGCCGTCGTCCTCGACGAACGCAACCGTGTCCTGTGCCTGCGGCACGAGGGAGGCTACGCCCTCGCGGAGGCGGAGCCAGAGGACGCGGACGACTCCCTCAGCGAGGCGGCCCTGCGCCTGCTCGCCGAGGAGGCCGGTATCCGGGACGTATGGACGCAGCCCGGCGCCGAGGGACCCTTCCTGATCGACGTGACCAGGCCGGGCCGACACAGGTACGGGCCGCGCCTGCGGGTCGGCATCCGCTACCTCTTCCGGGCCCATTCGGGGGCGGTCTTCCCTTCGATGATCGAGACGGGTGCAGCGGCCTGGGTGCCCCTCACCGAGATCGGCATCCCGTCGGTCCGCAGCCGCGTGGAGCACCATCTGATCGGAACCCGATGA
- a CDS encoding MarR family winged helix-turn-helix transcriptional regulator: MTGQQLLAAFTNLGKGLRRWMQATMPTGGGMTVPRASLLLGLTLKREPTGMSELGESLGMSPRNMTVLVDGLEAEGLVQRVSHQHDRRIKLVELTPAGREVAQRELGPSQAAAAALFDDFMSEERDELLRLLGKVGDTLRARGVEMPSREQR, translated from the coding sequence GTGACGGGCCAGCAACTGCTCGCCGCATTCACGAATCTGGGTAAAGGTCTGAGGCGGTGGATGCAGGCGACCATGCCCACCGGCGGCGGCATGACGGTGCCGCGCGCCAGCCTGCTTCTCGGCTTGACCCTCAAGAGGGAGCCGACCGGCATGAGCGAACTCGGCGAGTCCCTCGGCATGTCTCCCAGGAACATGACCGTCCTGGTGGACGGCCTCGAGGCGGAGGGCCTGGTCCAACGCGTCAGCCACCAGCACGACCGCCGGATCAAGCTCGTCGAACTCACCCCGGCCGGCAGGGAGGTGGCACAGCGGGAACTCGGGCCGTCGCAAGCGGCGGCGGCAGCGCTGTTCGACGACTTCATGTCCGAAGAGCGGGATGAGCTGCTCAGACTACTGGGGAAGGTGGGCGACACCTTGCGTGCCCGCGGGGTCGAGATGCCCTCCCGCGAGCAAAGGTGA
- a CDS encoding D-alanine--D-alanine ligase family protein, which produces MTLFLSSCSDRAVQKAAEELREWGQSRQGLAVALVYGPVSAEDRLYHSKCPVEQRSVTALSEALEEIGAHWKVLNPCEPDFIMELVEYDVALSNLHGPYGEDGRLQGLLDYLRVPYCGSGVGASAVAADKILCKRVMLTLGVPTPGWHVWVGGPTTWNGRPVMVKPPFGGSSVGMSLVHDPADLPGALADAASDEGAAVLIEDYVTGTPMTAGLLELPGGSVVVFPPLITEATEADFYDADTKLDVDSRGAVTVRAADLTPAVLDKITEHARTLWDGLGLRGSARIDFILTEDSEPYVLEVNTTPGMSRDSNFAVGAAMIGLTHTDVVLAMLHEALARPPYDVPLPTPAFARTTLTREAAVSP; this is translated from the coding sequence ATGACTCTCTTCCTCAGCTCCTGCTCGGACCGTGCGGTGCAGAAGGCCGCCGAGGAACTTCGCGAGTGGGGGCAGAGCCGCCAGGGCCTAGCCGTCGCGCTCGTCTACGGGCCCGTGTCCGCCGAGGACAGGCTCTACCACTCGAAGTGCCCCGTCGAACAGCGCTCGGTCACCGCCCTGTCCGAAGCTCTGGAAGAGATCGGCGCCCACTGGAAGGTACTGAACCCGTGCGAGCCCGACTTCATCATGGAACTGGTCGAATACGACGTGGCCCTTTCCAACCTGCACGGCCCGTACGGCGAGGACGGCCGGCTGCAGGGTCTGCTCGACTACCTGCGCGTCCCCTACTGCGGCAGCGGAGTCGGGGCATCCGCGGTCGCCGCCGACAAGATCCTCTGCAAGCGCGTGATGCTCACCCTCGGCGTCCCTACACCCGGCTGGCACGTCTGGGTCGGCGGCCCCACGACCTGGAACGGGCGCCCGGTCATGGTCAAACCACCCTTCGGCGGATCCAGCGTCGGCATGAGCCTCGTGCACGATCCGGCGGACCTGCCTGGCGCTCTGGCGGACGCCGCCAGCGATGAGGGCGCGGCCGTGCTCATCGAGGACTACGTGACCGGCACGCCGATGACTGCGGGGCTGCTGGAGCTGCCGGGCGGCTCGGTCGTTGTCTTCCCACCACTGATCACCGAGGCAACCGAAGCCGACTTCTACGACGCCGACACGAAGCTCGACGTGGACTCCAGGGGAGCGGTGACCGTACGCGCCGCTGACCTGACTCCCGCCGTGCTGGACAAGATCACCGAGCACGCGCGGACGCTGTGGGACGGACTCGGGCTGCGCGGTTCGGCACGCATCGACTTCATCCTCACCGAGGACAGCGAACCGTACGTACTGGAGGTCAACACCACACCGGGCATGTCCCGCGACAGCAACTTCGCGGTGGGGGCGGCGATGATCGGACTCACACACACGGACGTCGTGTTGGCGATGCTGCACGAGGCGCTGGCCCGCCCGCCCTACGATGTCCCCCTGCCCACTCCCGCGTTCGCCAGGACCACACTGACCCGGGAGGCTGCCGTCTCGCCGTAG
- a CDS encoding NAD(P)-dependent oxidoreductase — MNLLILGATGPTGRHVVDLARQSSDRVTVLARRPEALEDLAHQVTVVAGDATSQHDVAKAMAGQDVVISALGRSTSVRADDLFTRAAAAVIGAAKEVGVSRLVWLSSFGVGDTFRSASPAQKVMYSTFLRNIYANKEISEKAIRASGLDWTLVYPTMLTKGPAKGTYLVGERLPMKGNPTISRADVADFLYKAAHSPEWIHRDAVITD; from the coding sequence ATGAATCTGCTCATCCTCGGTGCGACCGGCCCCACCGGTCGCCACGTCGTCGATCTGGCCCGTCAGTCCAGCGACAGGGTCACCGTCCTGGCACGCAGGCCAGAGGCGCTGGAAGACCTGGCGCACCAGGTCACCGTGGTCGCCGGCGACGCCACCTCGCAGCACGATGTCGCGAAGGCCATGGCTGGGCAGGACGTCGTCATCTCGGCCCTGGGCAGGAGCACATCCGTGCGGGCCGACGACCTGTTCACCCGGGCCGCGGCGGCCGTGATCGGCGCCGCCAAGGAGGTGGGGGTCTCCCGCCTGGTCTGGCTGTCGTCGTTCGGCGTGGGTGACACCTTCCGGTCGGCGAGCCCCGCGCAGAAGGTCATGTACAGCACGTTCCTGCGGAACATCTACGCCAACAAGGAGATCTCCGAGAAGGCGATCCGCGCCAGCGGCCTGGACTGGACGCTGGTCTACCCGACCATGCTGACCAAGGGCCCCGCCAAGGGCACCTATCTCGTGGGCGAGCGTCTCCCGATGAAAGGCAACCCGACGATCAGCCGCGCGGACGTCGCCGACTTCCTGTACAAGGCGGCCCACAGCCCCGAGTGGATCCACCGCGACGCCGTCATCACGGACTGA